In a single window of the Pseudoxanthomonas sp. F37 genome:
- a CDS encoding Maf family nucleotide pyrophosphatase translates to MLYLASQSPRRAELLTRLGFPFGRIDLDIPEHRQPGEPATDYVRRVAREKAGAGLLKVVATPGAVVLGADTEVILDEEVFGKPADEAEAAAMLRRLSGRTHQAVSAVSVVSAGREAQALVVTEVTFAELDEADIAAYVASGEAMGKAGAYGIQGRAEQFVTRLAGSYSAVMGLPLHETARLLRGFGLHPTAAAATASA, encoded by the coding sequence ATGCTCTATCTGGCCTCCCAATCCCCCCGTCGCGCCGAACTGCTGACCCGCCTGGGCTTCCCGTTCGGCCGGATCGACCTCGACATTCCCGAACACCGCCAGCCCGGCGAGCCGGCCACCGACTATGTGCGCCGGGTCGCCCGGGAAAAGGCCGGCGCCGGGCTGCTCAAGGTCGTCGCCACTCCCGGCGCGGTCGTGCTGGGCGCCGATACCGAAGTCATCCTGGACGAAGAGGTCTTCGGCAAGCCGGCCGACGAAGCGGAAGCCGCCGCCATGCTGCGCCGCCTGTCCGGACGCACCCACCAGGCGGTATCCGCCGTGTCGGTGGTGAGCGCCGGACGCGAGGCCCAGGCGCTGGTGGTCACCGAGGTGACCTTCGCCGAGCTGGACGAGGCCGACATCGCGGCCTACGTCGCCAGCGGGGAGGCGATGGGCAAGGCCGGTGCGTACGGCATCCAGGGGCGCGCCGAGCAGTTCGTCACCCGCCTGGCCGGCAGCTACTCGGCGGTGATGGGCCTGCCCCTGCACGAGACGGCGCGGTTGCTGCGCGGCTTCGGCCTCCATCCCACGGCCGCCGCCGCCACCGCGTCAGCCTGA
- the rng gene encoding ribonuclease G: MSEEILVNVTPRETRVAVIENGMLQELHIERGWRRGVVGNIYKGKVQRVMPGMQAAFVEVGLERAAFLHANDIVRSSPDAVVDGEDAALPTPPPAPIMDLLRDGQDIVVQVVKDPIGSKGARLTTQISIPSRYLVLLPQSKVIGVSARIEDEAERHRLKQAVTELAGLHGGHGYIIRTNAEGQPVEALAEDIAYLARVWNVVERRGRESPSCSILYEDLSLPLRAVRDLIRKDVEKVKVDSKETHERLQAFVAKYMPVLAERIELYSGERPIFDLYGVEDEIGRALDKQVPLKSGGYLVIDQTEAMTTVDVNTGSFLGQRNLEETVYRTNLEAAQAVARQLRLRNLGGIIIIDFIDMDDPEHRRQVLRTLEKSLAKDHAKTTVYEFSPLGLVEMTRKRTVESLARQLSEPCPECGGRGSIKTTETVTYEIFREITRAVRQFEAARLLVIASPKVVARITDEESTAVAELEEFLGKSIRFQADDQYLQEQFDVVLL, translated from the coding sequence ATGTCGGAAGAGATCCTGGTCAACGTCACCCCGCGCGAGACCCGCGTGGCGGTGATCGAGAACGGCATGCTGCAGGAACTGCACATCGAACGCGGTTGGCGCCGCGGCGTGGTGGGCAACATCTACAAGGGCAAGGTGCAGCGGGTGATGCCGGGCATGCAGGCGGCGTTCGTCGAGGTCGGCCTGGAGCGCGCCGCCTTCCTGCACGCCAACGACATCGTGCGTTCCTCGCCGGATGCCGTGGTCGATGGCGAAGACGCCGCGCTGCCCACGCCACCGCCCGCGCCGATCATGGACCTGCTGCGCGATGGGCAGGACATCGTCGTGCAGGTGGTGAAGGACCCGATAGGCAGCAAGGGCGCGCGCCTGACCACCCAGATCAGCATCCCGTCGCGCTACCTGGTGCTGCTGCCGCAGTCCAAGGTGATCGGCGTGTCCGCGCGGATCGAGGACGAAGCCGAGCGCCATCGCCTGAAGCAGGCCGTCACCGAACTGGCCGGCCTGCACGGCGGCCACGGCTACATCATCCGCACCAATGCCGAGGGCCAGCCGGTCGAGGCCCTGGCCGAGGACATCGCCTATCTGGCGCGCGTCTGGAACGTGGTGGAGCGGCGCGGGCGCGAGTCGCCCTCGTGCAGCATCCTGTACGAAGACCTCAGCCTGCCGCTGCGCGCGGTGCGCGACCTGATCCGCAAGGACGTGGAAAAGGTGAAGGTCGATTCCAAGGAAACCCACGAGCGGCTGCAGGCCTTCGTCGCCAAGTACATGCCGGTGCTGGCCGAACGCATCGAACTGTACTCGGGCGAGCGCCCCATCTTCGACCTGTACGGCGTGGAGGACGAGATCGGCCGCGCGCTGGACAAGCAGGTGCCGCTGAAGTCGGGCGGTTACCTGGTGATCGACCAGACCGAGGCGATGACCACGGTCGACGTGAACACCGGCTCGTTCCTCGGCCAGCGCAACCTGGAGGAGACCGTCTACCGCACCAACCTGGAGGCGGCGCAGGCGGTCGCGCGCCAGCTGCGGCTGCGCAACCTGGGCGGCATCATCATCATCGACTTCATCGACATGGACGATCCGGAGCACCGCCGCCAGGTGCTGCGCACGCTGGAGAAGTCGCTGGCGAAGGACCACGCCAAGACCACGGTGTACGAGTTCTCGCCGCTGGGGCTGGTGGAGATGACGCGCAAGCGCACGGTGGAGAGCCTGGCCCGGCAGCTGTCCGAACCGTGCCCGGAATGCGGCGGCCGCGGCAGCATCAAGACCACCGAAACCGTCACCTACGAGATCTTCCGCGAGATCACCCGCGCCGTCCGCCAGTTCGAGGCTGCGCGCCTGCTGGTGATCGCCTCGCCGAAGGTGGTCGCGCGCATCACCGACGAGGAATCGACAGCGGTGGCGGAACTGGAGGAGTTCCTGGGCAAATCGATCCGCTTCCAGGCCGATGACCAGTACCTGCAGGAGCAGTTCGATGTCGTGCTGCTCTGA